The Lactobacillus sp. ESL0680 genome has a segment encoding these proteins:
- a CDS encoding aldo/keto reductase: MEYVNLGNTTIKISKLCVGGMSFGQAGTMHDWTLDQSGTEKIVAHALDLGINFFDTANSYSAGTGEEYLGKALKKCTARDKVVIASKVYFNPGRLSRKAIEREIDGTLERLGTDYLDLYIIHRFDYHTPVEETMSALNDLIKAGKVRALGASAMYAYQFYNLQLAARDHGWTQFSAMENHYNLLYREDERELLPLCQQMGVSLMPYSPLAAGRLARPNWVASTLRSQTDRVARGKYDHTKKFDEKISQRVNELAQKYQVKMSQIALAWLWSKGVASPIIGATKATHFDDAVNALSVKLTNEDIAYIEEPYLPHKIVGAINENPPEGTVLLNEDTK; the protein is encoded by the coding sequence ATGGAATACGTTAATTTGGGTAATACGACAATTAAAATTTCTAAATTATGTGTTGGCGGCATGAGTTTTGGTCAAGCAGGAACAATGCACGACTGGACTTTAGATCAAAGTGGGACTGAAAAAATTGTTGCCCATGCATTAGACTTAGGAATCAATTTTTTCGATACAGCTAACAGCTATTCTGCAGGTACAGGCGAAGAATACTTAGGAAAGGCATTAAAAAAATGTACTGCAAGAGATAAAGTAGTAATTGCTTCGAAAGTTTATTTTAATCCTGGGCGCTTGTCCCGCAAGGCAATTGAACGTGAAATCGATGGTACTTTAGAACGGCTGGGAACCGATTATTTGGATTTATACATTATTCATCGTTTTGATTATCACACGCCAGTTGAAGAAACAATGTCTGCCTTAAATGATTTAATTAAGGCGGGTAAAGTTAGGGCTCTTGGTGCTTCAGCAATGTATGCTTATCAATTTTACAATCTGCAATTAGCTGCACGAGATCATGGTTGGACCCAGTTTTCAGCAATGGAAAATCATTATAACTTACTTTATCGTGAAGATGAGCGTGAGTTATTGCCACTGTGCCAGCAAATGGGTGTATCCCTGATGCCATATAGTCCACTAGCTGCTGGTCGATTAGCTCGTCCCAATTGGGTAGCTTCTACTTTGCGCAGTCAGACTGATCGCGTGGCCCGAGGCAAGTATGACCATACCAAAAAGTTTGATGAAAAAATTTCCCAGCGGGTTAACGAATTAGCACAAAAGTATCAGGTCAAGATGTCTCAAATTGCATTAGCATGGCTGTGGTCCAAGGGAGTTGCTTCGCCAATTATTGGCGCAACAAAGGCCACTCATTTTGATGATGCAGTGAATGCACTTTCTGTTAAACTAACTAATGAAGATATTGCTTACATTGAGGAGCCGT
- a CDS encoding alpha/beta hydrolase gives MKKKNLFWLGLVIVILIAGGIISWFHFSKNNLANTNQVMDRSGSTPTIYLHGWGASGKSTDSMIAYAEKHNHARKVLTAKVRRDGQISLEGTWPKGTTHPLIQLVFVDNKNGDYYVTREWFHHLIVLLQKKYRIKRYNTVSHSMGNLTTMFYQMKYGNSDKLPRLNKQVNLGGHFDGILGMDDMANHNYLLASGRPRYLNSSYRYLLKHRQNYPKNVSVLNIFGNKEDGTNSDGDVSVVSARSLRYLLRGRVDYQEIEVKGAGGQHSQLHENPRVDQAIDKFLW, from the coding sequence ATGAAAAAGAAAAATTTGTTTTGGCTTGGACTAGTGATAGTCATTTTGATTGCTGGCGGTATTATTAGCTGGTTCCATTTTAGTAAAAATAACCTTGCTAATACTAATCAAGTGATGGATCGCTCAGGCAGTACACCGACAATTTATCTTCATGGTTGGGGAGCAAGTGGCAAATCTACGGATAGTATGATTGCCTATGCCGAAAAGCATAATCATGCCCGCAAGGTACTAACTGCAAAAGTTAGGCGGGATGGGCAAATTAGTTTAGAGGGAACATGGCCTAAGGGAACCACGCATCCCTTAATCCAGTTAGTATTTGTAGATAATAAAAACGGCGATTATTATGTAACTCGTGAATGGTTCCATCATTTGATTGTCTTGTTACAGAAAAAATACCGAATTAAACGTTACAATACGGTTTCTCACTCAATGGGAAACTTAACGACGATGTTTTACCAAATGAAATACGGCAATAGTGACAAATTACCTAGGTTAAATAAGCAGGTCAATCTTGGCGGACATTTTGACGGTATTTTGGGAATGGATGACATGGCTAATCATAATTACTTATTGGCTAGTGGTCGACCAAGGTATCTAAATTCATCATATCGCTATTTATTAAAACATCGGCAAAATTATCCTAAAAACGTGTCCGTCTTAAATATTTTTGGTAACAAGGAAGATGGGACAAATTCCGACGGGGATGTCAGCGTTGTTTCAGCACGTTCACTGCGTTATTTACTTCGTGGCAGAGTTGATTATCAAGAAATTGAAGTCAAGGGAGCTGGCGGTCAGCACAGTCAGCTCCATGAAAATCCACGAGTTGACCAAGCAATTGACAAGTTTTTATGGTGA
- a CDS encoding LysR family transcriptional regulator, giving the protein MELRVLRYFLAVVNEQNISRAATKLHISQPTISRQIHELEQELGVSLFERGTRTIKLTTDGEYLANQARQILTLANKTSANIGKKSEISGSVFIGCSEAPMLSTIADAINQLKQVAPNVIVNLHSCDASEVQRKMQNGLFDFGFVLDPFNKTNYNFLTLPGTTRWGLLTRKDSSLANKSKIKVADLIGKPVILPQRHNSQTLLTNWLGQSSLKFQTVASYNLLNNAAILAQHNVGDVLCLDGIINLAQTSLTFIPLEPELTIHASLIWSKTAVLSRAAQTFLDQLKKVLN; this is encoded by the coding sequence ATGGAACTTAGAGTCTTACGCTATTTTTTAGCAGTTGTTAACGAACAAAACATCTCGCGAGCAGCAACCAAGCTGCACATCTCGCAGCCCACAATTTCACGGCAAATCCACGAACTTGAACAAGAATTGGGCGTCAGTCTATTTGAACGCGGTACGAGAACGATCAAATTGACAACTGACGGCGAATATCTTGCCAATCAGGCTAGACAAATTTTGACTTTGGCTAATAAAACGAGTGCCAATATTGGTAAGAAATCTGAAATTAGCGGCAGCGTCTTTATCGGCTGTTCAGAAGCACCTATGCTCAGCACAATTGCGGATGCAATTAATCAATTAAAGCAAGTTGCGCCTAATGTTATTGTCAACTTACATAGTTGTGATGCAAGCGAGGTCCAGCGTAAAATGCAAAATGGTCTGTTTGATTTTGGCTTTGTCTTGGATCCTTTTAATAAAACCAACTATAACTTCCTAACTCTGCCAGGAACTACAAGGTGGGGACTGTTAACTAGAAAGGATTCAAGTCTAGCTAATAAAAGCAAAATTAAAGTTGCTGATTTAATTGGTAAACCGGTAATTCTGCCGCAGCGTCACAATAGTCAAACATTATTGACCAACTGGCTGGGGCAAAGCAGTCTTAAATTTCAAACTGTTGCCAGCTATAACTTGCTTAACAATGCCGCAATTCTCGCACAGCATAATGTTGGTGATGTTCTTTGCCTCGACGGGATCATCAATCTTGCACAAACCAGCCTAACTTTTATTCCCCTTGAGCCAGAACTAACTATCCATGCAAGTTTAATTTGGTCAAAAACCGCCGTCCTCTCGCGTGCCGCCCAAACATTCTTAGACCAATTAAAAAAGGTATTAAACTAA
- a CDS encoding TetM/TetW/TetO/TetS family tetracycline resistance ribosomal protection protein, translating to MKQIVAGILANVDAGKTTLSEALLYQTGTIRQLGRVDNGDAFLDSDQLEKRRGITIFSHQANLEYQDLKLTLLDTPGHVDFLAQTEGVLSVLDYAILVISATAGVQSQTRKLWQLLQQYQVPTFIFVNKMDAGQEKLRAIIAQLQKELSAGCVNFELQNQQLSASTQEQIAVQDDDVLTDYLSSGTIANATIRQMIKKRQIFPCYFGSALKLQGIKELLSGIAFWSEEYQPAISDFGARVFKISHNAKGERLTWLRVMSGSLQPKQIVLTDQKVNQLRIYQGEKFTTKQEVTAGQICTIPNLTGTYRGQGLGVEHDSQDPQVQPVLTYSVDPKDYDPHSCLLALKELEDEDPQLHVVWDEHSQSISVRIMGEVQLEVLQQLLQERFNLQLEFGTGKILYKETVTDSVEGAGHFEPLRHYAETHVVLEPLPAGSGLVIVNDCPNEVLAPNWQKQVMFDLQSKEHLGVLIGAPITDMKIRFVSGHYSYKHTQGGDFRKAAWRAVRQGLMLLKAKGKCQLLEPWYHFRLEIASTQIGRAISDIQQMKGTFNEPEVGTNQDIEILTGSAPVKQMQNYAKVVRNYTHGQGSLECTFDCYHPCQNAAEIIAAYDYSPTHDLANTPDSVFVPNEIATRIPWNEVPQWAHVPYQNKYKFGGYHA from the coding sequence ATGAAACAGATAGTTGCAGGCATATTGGCGAATGTTGACGCGGGAAAGACTACCTTATCTGAAGCGCTACTTTATCAAACAGGAACGATTAGACAGTTAGGGCGCGTTGATAATGGCGATGCCTTTTTGGATTCAGATCAACTAGAAAAAAGACGTGGGATCACTATTTTTTCTCATCAGGCAAATTTAGAATATCAAGATTTAAAATTAACTTTGCTTGATACGCCAGGTCACGTTGACTTTTTGGCACAAACAGAGGGTGTATTAAGTGTTCTGGACTATGCTATCTTAGTAATTTCCGCTACTGCAGGTGTACAAAGTCAAACAAGAAAGTTGTGGCAACTGCTCCAGCAGTATCAGGTTCCGACTTTTATTTTTGTTAATAAAATGGATGCGGGTCAAGAAAAATTGCGAGCAATAATCGCGCAGCTACAAAAAGAATTATCGGCTGGCTGCGTTAATTTTGAATTACAAAATCAGCAACTGTCTGCTTCAACTCAGGAACAAATTGCTGTTCAAGATGACGATGTTTTAACGGACTATCTGTCTTCAGGCACAATTGCCAATGCGACTATCCGCCAAATGATTAAGAAAAGGCAGATTTTTCCTTGTTATTTTGGGTCCGCTTTAAAACTGCAGGGAATTAAAGAACTACTTTCGGGGATTGCTTTTTGGAGTGAGGAGTACCAACCAGCAATATCTGATTTTGGTGCACGAGTATTTAAAATTTCACATAATGCAAAAGGTGAACGGTTAACTTGGCTGCGCGTTATGAGCGGCAGTTTGCAGCCCAAGCAAATTGTACTAACTGACCAAAAAGTTAACCAGCTACGAATTTATCAGGGCGAAAAATTCACCACTAAGCAGGAAGTAACAGCAGGGCAAATTTGTACGATTCCTAATTTGACTGGAACGTATCGAGGACAAGGCTTAGGGGTTGAACATGATAGTCAGGATCCACAAGTTCAGCCTGTTTTAACTTATTCTGTTGATCCTAAAGACTACGATCCCCATTCTTGTTTGCTGGCCTTAAAAGAATTAGAGGATGAAGATCCACAACTTCATGTTGTTTGGGATGAGCATAGCCAAAGCATTAGTGTACGAATTATGGGTGAAGTCCAGCTGGAAGTCTTACAGCAATTATTGCAGGAAAGATTTAATCTTCAGCTAGAATTTGGCACTGGAAAGATTTTGTATAAAGAAACTGTTACGGATTCAGTTGAGGGTGCCGGACATTTTGAACCATTGCGACATTATGCGGAGACTCATGTGGTGCTTGAGCCATTGCCAGCTGGAAGTGGCTTAGTTATTGTAAATGATTGCCCTAATGAGGTTTTAGCGCCTAATTGGCAGAAACAAGTAATGTTTGATTTGCAAAGTAAGGAACATTTGGGTGTCTTAATTGGCGCGCCAATTACGGATATGAAAATTCGTTTTGTTAGTGGTCATTATAGTTATAAGCACACGCAAGGCGGCGATTTTCGTAAGGCTGCCTGGCGCGCAGTCCGGCAAGGTTTAATGCTTCTTAAAGCTAAAGGAAAATGTCAATTGCTTGAGCCGTGGTATCATTTTCGCCTGGAAATTGCTTCGACGCAAATTGGTCGGGCCATTAGTGATATTCAGCAGATGAAGGGCACTTTTAATGAACCTGAGGTGGGAACTAATCAAGATATAGAGATTTTAACTGGTTCTGCTCCAGTTAAACAAATGCAAAATTATGCTAAAGTAGTTCGGAATTATACTCATGGGCAGGGGAGTTTAGAGTGCACATTTGACTGTTATCATCCTTGTCAAAATGCAGCAGAAATTATTGCGGCTTATGATTACTCGCCAACGCACGATTTGGCAAATACACCAGACTCTGTTTTTGTACCAAATGAAATTGCAACGAGAATACCGTGGAATGAAGTCCCGCAGTGGGCTCATGTACCGTATCAAAACAAATACAAATTCGGCGGCTATCATGCCTAA
- the rpsI gene encoding 30S ribosomal protein S9 produces MAQQVAYAGTGRRKDAVARVRLVPGTGKITVNNKDVDQYIPFPNLVKDLKQPLTLTETDGQYDVKVNVNGGGFSGQAGAIRLGIARALLEVDPDFRGPLKKAGFLTRDPRMVERKKPGLKKARKASQFSKR; encoded by the coding sequence ATGGCACAACAAGTTGCATATGCAGGTACTGGTCGTCGTAAGGACGCAGTTGCGCGTGTACGTTTAGTACCAGGCACTGGTAAGATTACTGTTAACAACAAAGATGTTGATCAATACATTCCATTCCCTAACTTAGTTAAGGATTTGAAGCAACCATTGACTTTGACTGAAACTGACGGTCAATATGACGTTAAAGTTAATGTTAATGGTGGTGGCTTCTCAGGTCAAGCTGGTGCAATCCGTCTTGGTATTGCCCGTGCTCTTCTTGAAGTTGACCCAGATTTCCGTGGTCCTTTGAAGAAGGCTGGATTCTTAACTCGTGACCCTAGAATGGTTGAAAGAAAGAAGCCAGGTTTGAAGAAAGCCCGCAAAGCTTCACAATTCTCAAAACGTTAA
- the rplM gene encoding 50S ribosomal protein L13 encodes MRTTQLAKPNEIERKWYVIDATDVSLGRLSTAVATILRGKNKPQYTPNVDTGDNVIIINASKVKLTGKKATDKIYYHHSGWRGGIKAVPAGDLLANNPVRLVELSVKGMLPKNTLGHQEFMKMHVYADADHKHEAQKPEELDINKLI; translated from the coding sequence TTGCGTACTACACAATTAGCAAAACCTAATGAAATTGAACGTAAGTGGTATGTTATTGACGCAACAGATGTATCTTTAGGTCGTCTGTCTACTGCAGTAGCCACTATTTTAAGAGGTAAGAACAAGCCTCAATATACACCAAATGTTGACACTGGTGACAACGTTATTATTATTAACGCTTCTAAAGTTAAGTTAACTGGTAAAAAGGCTACTGACAAGATTTATTACCACCACTCTGGTTGGCGTGGCGGAATCAAGGCTGTTCCAGCTGGTGATTTGCTTGCCAATAACCCAGTTAGATTAGTTGAATTGTCAGTTAAGGGAATGCTTCCAAAGAACACTCTTGGTCACCAAGAATTCATGAAGATGCATGTTTATGCTGATGCTGATCACAAGCATGAAGCACAAAAACCTGAAGAATTAGACATTAATAAATTAATCTAG
- the truA gene encoding tRNA pseudouridine(38-40) synthase TruA has product MITRYKMTLAYDGHLFHGFQSQPHQRTVQGTIEAALTKMTKGEKIVVEGSGRTDAGVHAIGQVIHFDYPGNTIPPERMIRALNSIMPLDIVFKECEIVDKNFHVRYSSKGKWYRYRASLDRFVDPFKRFYTGHYPYPVDVKKIQLAARDLIGTHDFTSFAASGGQIKNKVRTMYYVNITQDEETNEIVFDFICSGFLYNMVRILVATLLEIGNGKRPIDDIPRVIKARDREQVRETAQASGLFLYHVFYDDLPKKYRQDVD; this is encoded by the coding sequence ATGATTACAAGATATAAAATGACACTTGCATATGATGGCCATCTATTTCATGGCTTTCAAAGTCAGCCGCATCAGAGAACCGTTCAGGGAACAATTGAAGCTGCGCTAACTAAAATGACTAAGGGTGAAAAAATAGTCGTTGAAGGGTCAGGCAGAACTGACGCAGGTGTACATGCTATTGGCCAAGTAATTCACTTTGATTACCCGGGAAATACTATTCCACCCGAAAGAATGATTCGTGCACTTAATTCGATTATGCCGTTAGATATCGTCTTTAAGGAATGTGAAATTGTTGATAAAAACTTCCATGTTCGCTATAGCTCCAAAGGCAAGTGGTATCGCTATCGGGCAAGTCTTGACCGCTTCGTTGATCCATTCAAACGTTTTTATACTGGTCACTATCCTTATCCTGTTGATGTGAAAAAAATACAGCTAGCTGCACGTGATTTGATTGGTACTCATGACTTTACTAGCTTTGCGGCTAGTGGCGGCCAAATTAAAAATAAAGTAAGAACAATGTATTATGTTAATATCACTCAAGATGAAGAAACTAATGAAATTGTTTTTGACTTTATTTGTTCGGGCTTTTTATACAATATGGTACGTATTTTAGTTGCCACCTTGCTAGAAATTGGTAATGGTAAGCGACCAATTGATGATATTCCCCGGGTAATAAAAGCTCGAGATCGCGAGCAGGTGAGAGAAACAGCGCAAGCAAGTGGTTTGTTTCTTTACCATGTTTTTTATGATGATTTGCCAAAAAAATACCGGCAAGACGTTGATTAA
- a CDS encoding energy-coupling factor transporter transmembrane component T, translated as MSKILIGRYVPGNSLVYKMDPRGKLLATIFFILIIFLANNPLTYAIVTIFSFIAVAATKLRPKVFWDGVKPLVWLIFFTSLLQLFFTVGGKVYWQWTIFAITSYGIENAIYIFIRFTVIILISTVMTVTTMPLEIADAMEWLLTPLKLIKVPVDKIALVMSIALRFVPTLFDETVKIMNAQRSRGADFNNGGLITRAKAITPLLVPLFINSLETAIDLSTAMESRGYRDDNGRTRYRILRWSKFDLINLGYFAILIALLLIFRIH; from the coding sequence GTGAGTAAAATTTTAATTGGTCGATATGTACCGGGAAATTCACTTGTTTATAAAATGGATCCGCGCGGGAAATTACTTGCAACCATCTTTTTTATTTTGATTATTTTTCTAGCTAATAATCCGCTAACTTACGCGATTGTGACCATATTTAGTTTTATTGCAGTAGCTGCAACTAAATTACGGCCAAAGGTCTTTTGGGATGGGGTTAAGCCGTTAGTTTGGCTAATCTTTTTTACATCACTTTTACAATTGTTTTTTACGGTTGGCGGTAAAGTTTACTGGCAGTGGACGATTTTTGCAATAACTAGTTATGGTATTGAAAATGCGATTTATATTTTCATTCGGTTTACAGTGATTATTTTAATTTCAACGGTGATGACAGTAACAACAATGCCACTCGAAATTGCAGATGCAATGGAATGGCTGCTGACACCACTTAAATTAATCAAAGTTCCGGTTGATAAAATTGCATTGGTAATGTCGATTGCATTGCGCTTTGTGCCAACTTTATTTGATGAGACTGTTAAAATTATGAATGCTCAACGTTCGCGTGGTGCAGATTTTAATAATGGTGGGTTAATTACCCGGGCAAAAGCAATTACACCGTTGCTGGTTCCCTTGTTTATCAATTCATTAGAAACAGCCATTGATTTGTCAACAGCGATGGAATCACGCGGATATCGTGACGATAATGGCCGAACTCGTTACCGAATATTGCGTTGGTCAAAGTTTGATTTGATTAATTTAGGTTATTTTGCAATTTTAATTGCACTGCTATTAATTTTTAGGATACATTAA
- a CDS encoding energy-coupling factor transporter ATPase, protein MSIKFKQVSYIYSPDSPLEKKGLDNVSFELQNGTFTAIIGHTGSGKSTLMQHFNALLKPSSGQIEIAGTTITPETSNKNLKQLRKHVSLVFQFPEAQLFESTVLNDVAFGPKNFGYSEEEAKKVAQVWLKKVGLPDDIADKSPFDLSGGQMRRVAIAGVLAYEPEILCLDEPAAGLDPQARKQMMDLFVEYQKAGHTVILVTHNMDDVANYADDVLVMEHGQMIKHDKPQVIFNDRSWLKQHYLDEPQASLFASKLKGFKFPSQPLTAKDLVQGIKENLKG, encoded by the coding sequence ATGTCAATTAAATTCAAGCAAGTAAGCTATATCTATTCACCAGATTCACCACTTGAAAAAAAGGGTCTGGATAATGTGAGTTTTGAACTTCAAAATGGTACTTTTACTGCGATTATTGGTCATACTGGTAGTGGCAAATCGACTTTGATGCAACATTTTAATGCCTTGTTAAAACCATCTAGTGGTCAAATTGAGATTGCTGGGACGACAATTACACCAGAAACTTCAAACAAGAATTTGAAGCAGCTGCGTAAACATGTTAGTCTGGTTTTTCAGTTTCCTGAAGCTCAACTTTTTGAAAGTACTGTCTTAAACGATGTTGCTTTTGGTCCCAAAAACTTTGGTTATAGTGAAGAAGAAGCAAAGAAAGTTGCGCAAGTTTGGCTTAAAAAAGTTGGCTTGCCAGATGATATTGCAGATAAGTCCCCGTTTGACCTTTCTGGCGGGCAAATGAGACGAGTTGCGATTGCTGGCGTCTTAGCCTACGAGCCAGAAATCTTGTGTCTTGATGAGCCGGCGGCAGGACTTGATCCACAAGCACGTAAGCAAATGATGGATTTATTTGTTGAATACCAGAAGGCTGGGCATACGGTTATTTTGGTAACTCATAATATGGATGATGTGGCAAATTATGCTGATGATGTTTTGGTAATGGAACATGGTCAAATGATTAAGCATGATAAGCCACAAGTGATTTTTAATGATCGTTCTTGGTTAAAGCAACATTATTTAGATGAGCCACAGGCATCTTTGTTTGCATCTAAATTGAAGGGATTTAAATTTCCTAGTCAACCTTTGACAGCAAAAGACTTGGTTCAGGGAATTAAAGAAAATTTAAAGGGGTGA
- a CDS encoding energy-coupling factor ABC transporter ATP-binding protein — MATDSIIKIKNVTFTYQDTKQPAIDHISFEIKRGTWTSIIGHNGSGKSTIIRLINGLLVPDNSDEASIEVDGEKLTNDSIWDIRNKVGIVFQNPDNQFVGATVADDVAFGLENRGIPREKMLKIVPKAINAVGMTDYTDSEPASLSGGQKQRVAIAGIIAIKPKIIILDEATSMLDPEGRNKILQIVRQMKQEYDLTVISITHDIDEASLADQVIVMNDGKLVEQGTSSEIFSQTKLLKKLGLDVPFFEQIKDELLEQGINIPSTVNSEKELINFLCQLNSSK, encoded by the coding sequence ATGGCAACAGATAGTATTATAAAAATTAAAAATGTAACTTTTACATATCAAGATACAAAGCAGCCCGCTATTGACCATATTAGTTTTGAGATTAAACGGGGAACGTGGACTTCGATCATTGGTCACAATGGTAGTGGCAAATCGACAATTATTCGATTAATAAATGGTTTGCTTGTCCCTGATAATTCTGATGAGGCTAGTATTGAAGTTGATGGTGAAAAACTTACTAACGATAGTATATGGGACATTCGAAACAAAGTTGGGATAGTTTTTCAAAATCCCGATAATCAGTTTGTTGGTGCTACTGTTGCAGACGATGTTGCCTTTGGCCTTGAAAATCGTGGGATTCCGCGTGAGAAAATGCTAAAAATCGTCCCTAAAGCAATTAATGCTGTTGGTATGACTGATTACACTGATTCTGAGCCTGCGAGCCTCTCAGGCGGTCAAAAACAGCGTGTAGCAATTGCTGGCATTATCGCTATCAAGCCCAAAATTATTATTTTGGATGAAGCAACATCAATGCTTGATCCTGAAGGACGTAATAAAATTTTACAAATTGTTCGCCAAATGAAACAGGAATATGATTTAACTGTTATTTCAATTACACATGATATTGATGAGGCAAGTTTAGCCGATCAGGTAATTGTCATGAATGATGGAAAATTGGTTGAGCAAGGTACTAGTAGTGAAATTTTCAGCCAAACAAAGCTCCTTAAAAAGTTGGGGCTTGACGTACCATTCTTTGAACAAATTAAAGATGAGCTACTGGAACAAGGTATTAATATTCCAAGCACTGTAAATTCAGAAAAAGAGTTGATTAATTTCTTATGTCAATTAAATTCAAGCAAGTAA
- the rplQ gene encoding 50S ribosomal protein L17: MAYRKLGWDSAHRKAMLREMTTQLFMKERIVTTETRAKEIRKTAEKMITLGKRGDLAARRKAAAFVRDEVADIHEEKDAVVVKSALQKLFSDIAPRYKDRNGGYTRIMKLAKARKGDGAPMVILELV, encoded by the coding sequence ATGGCATACCGTAAATTAGGTTGGGATAGTGCACATAGAAAAGCAATGTTGCGTGAAATGACAACTCAATTGTTCATGAAAGAACGCATTGTTACTACTGAAACTCGTGCAAAAGAAATTCGTAAGACTGCCGAAAAGATGATTACTTTAGGTAAGCGTGGCGATTTAGCTGCTAGAAGAAAGGCTGCTGCTTTTGTACGTGATGAAGTTGCTGATATCCATGAAGAAAAAGATGCAGTTGTTGTTAAATCAGCATTGCAAAAACTTTTCAGCGATATTGCACCTCGTTACAAAGACCGCAATGGTGGTTACACCAGAATTATGAAGTTAGCCAAAGCTCGTAAGGGTGATGGCGCTCCAATGGTTATTCTTGAATTAGTTTAA
- a CDS encoding DNA-directed RNA polymerase subunit alpha, with protein MIEFEKPNITVVDQEKSYGKFVIEPLERGFGTTLGNSLRRVLLTSIPGTGLVYVQIDGVLHEFSTVPGVREDVAKMILNLKKLELKSFSDEQKLIELDVEGPATVTADDLKVDADVQILNPDQYICTIAEGGHLHMQIAVKNGRGYVAASDNKSEDMPIGVIPVDSLFSPIEKVNYQVESTRVGKRDDFDKLTLEIWTDGSIKPNDALSFAAKILVAHFKVFETADANTKFDDVMVEKEDDTAEKKLEMTIEELDLSVRSYNCLKRAGINTLQELTDKTEADMMRVRNLGRKSLEEVKNKLADLGLSLRQED; from the coding sequence ATGATTGAATTTGAAAAACCAAATATTACCGTTGTTGACCAAGAGAAGTCTTACGGTAAATTTGTTATTGAACCACTTGAACGAGGCTTTGGTACTACTTTAGGTAACTCATTACGTAGAGTTTTACTAACATCTATTCCAGGTACAGGACTTGTTTATGTTCAAATTGATGGTGTCTTACATGAATTCTCAACAGTTCCTGGTGTTAGAGAAGATGTAGCAAAAATGATTCTTAACTTGAAGAAGCTTGAGTTAAAATCATTTTCTGATGAACAAAAATTAATTGAATTGGACGTTGAAGGTCCAGCTACTGTAACTGCTGATGACCTGAAAGTTGACGCTGATGTTCAAATTCTAAATCCTGATCAATATATTTGTACCATCGCTGAAGGTGGCCACTTGCACATGCAAATTGCTGTCAAGAACGGTCGTGGTTATGTTGCAGCAAGTGACAACAAGAGTGAAGACATGCCAATTGGTGTTATTCCGGTCGATTCTCTTTTTTCACCAATTGAAAAGGTTAATTACCAAGTTGAATCAACTCGTGTTGGTAAAAGAGATGATTTTGACAAGCTCACTTTAGAGATTTGGACTGATGGTTCAATCAAGCCTAATGACGCCCTTAGTTTTGCTGCTAAAATTCTAGTAGCGCACTTTAAAGTGTTTGAAACTGCTGATGCAAATACCAAATTCGATGATGTTATGGTCGAAAAGGAAGATGATACTGCAGAAAAGAAGCTTGAGATGACAATCGAAGAGCTTGACCTTTCTGTACGTTCATACAATTGCCTGAAGCGCGCCGGCATTAATACTCTGCAAGAGTTAACTGATAAGACTGAAGCAGATATGATGCGCGTACGCAATTTAGGACGTAAATCATTGGAAGAAGTTAAAAACAAATTAGCTGACTTAGGACTTTCACTTCGTCAAGAAGATTAA
- the rpsK gene encoding 30S ribosomal protein S11, producing MPKTARKRRVKKHVEKGVAHIHSTFNNTLVMITDVQGNAVAWSSAGALGFKGSRKSTPFAAQMAAEAAAKSAMDQGMKHVEVSVKGPGSGRESAIRSLQATGLEITAIRDVTPVPHNGSRPPKRRRV from the coding sequence ATGCCTAAAACAGCACGTAAGCGTCGTGTGAAGAAGCACGTTGAAAAAGGCGTAGCTCATATTCATTCTACGTTTAATAATACTTTAGTCATGATTACTGACGTTCAAGGTAATGCAGTTGCTTGGTCTTCAGCCGGTGCATTGGGCTTTAAGGGTAGCCGTAAGTCTACTCCATTCGCAGCTCAAATGGCAGCTGAAGCAGCAGCTAAGAGTGCAATGGATCAAGGTATGAAACATGTAGAAGTTTCTGTCAAAGGTCCTGGTTCTGGTCGTGAATCAGCAATTAGATCATTACAAGCTACTGGTCTTGAAATTACTGCAATTCGTGATGTTACTCCAGTTCCCCACAATGGTTCTAGACCACCAAAACGTCGTCGTGTATAA